The proteins below come from a single Benincasa hispida cultivar B227 chromosome 4, ASM972705v1, whole genome shotgun sequence genomic window:
- the LOC120076874 gene encoding mogroside IE synthase isoform X2, which produces MEIGDDPHIIVFPFPSQGHINPQLQFAKRLISNGIKKAMNSSNPPRFILYDSTMPWVLEVAKEFGLARAPLYTQSCALNSINHHVLHGQLKLPPESSTISLPSMPLLSPNDLPAYDYDPASVDTIIDFLTSQYSNIQDADLLFCNTFDKLEGEIIKWMESLGRPVKTIGPTVPSAYLDKRVDNDKHYGLSLFEPNQDDYLKWLNTKPPASVLYISYGSIVEVGEEQLKNLAHGIKESGKFFLWVVRDTEAQKLPPNFVESVGEKGLVVGWCSQLEVLAHPAVGCFFTHCGWNSTLEALCLGVPVVAFPQWADQVTNAKFLEDVWKVGKRVKLNEKRLASQEEIRSCIFEVMEGERANEFKRNSLEWKKWAKEAMDEGGSSDKNIMEFVQMIKQS; this is translated from the exons atggAGATAGGCGATGATCCACATATTATAGTGTTTCCATTTCCATCACAAGGCCACATAAATCCTCAGCTTCAATTCGCAAAACGCTTAATCTCAAACGGAATCAAG AAAGCCATGAATTCTTCGAATCCGCCTCGATTTATTCTGTACGATTCCACAATGCCTTGGGTTTTGGAAGTCGCGAAGGAGTTCGGACTCGCTAGGGCTCCGCTTTATACTCAATCTTGTGCCTTAAATAGTATAAATCATCACGTTCTTCATGGTCAATTGAAGCTTCCTCCTGAATCCTCTACTATTTCGTTGCCTTCTATGCCTCTGCTTTCCCCTAACGATCTTCCTGCTTATGATTATGATCCTGCCTCTGTTGATACTATTATCGATTTTCTTACTAGTCAGTATTCTAATATTCAAGATGCGGATCTGCTTTTCTGCAACACTTTTGACAAATTGGAAGGGGAG ATTATCAAATGGATGGAGAGCTTGGGACGACCAGTGAAAACCATAGGACCAACTGTTCCATCAGCATACTTAGACAAAAGAGTTGATAACGACAAGCACTATGGGCTAAGCTTGTTCGAACCCAACCAAGACGACTATCTCAAATGGCTAAACACCAAGCCCCCTGCTTCAGTTCTCTATATCTCTTATGGAAGCATAGTCGAAGTAGGAGAAGAACAGCTCAAAAACTTAGCTCATGGAATCAAAGAATCTGGCAAATTCTTCTTGTGGGTTGTGAGAGACACAGAAGCTCAGAAGCTTCCCCCAAACTTCGTAGAGAGTGTTGGGGAGAAAGGTCTTGTGGTCGGCTGGTGCTCGCAGCTCGAGGTCCTGGCGCACCCAGCGGTCGGTTGCTTCTTTACGCACTGCGGTTGGAACTCGACACTCGAGGCGCTGTGCTTGGGGGTCCCTGTCGTGGCGTTTCCGCAATGGGCTGATCAGGTGACTAATGCTAAGTTTTTGGAAGATGTTTGGAAAGTTGGGAAGAGGGTGAAGCTGAATGAGAAGAGGTTGGCAAGTCAAGAAGAGATAAGGAGTTGTATTTTTGAAGTGATGGAGGGAGAGAGAGCTAATGAGTTCAAGAGGAATTCATTAGAGTGGAAGAAATGGGCAAAGGAAGCCATGGATGAAGGTGGGAGCTCTGATAAGAATATTATGGAGTTTGTGCAAATGATCAAGCAATCTTAG
- the LOC120076874 gene encoding mogroside IE synthase isoform X1, which produces MEIGDDPHIIVFPFPSQGHINPQLQFAKRLISNGIKVTLLTTLHVSQHLKMQGDYSNFVKIEVISDGSENRQETDTMRQTLDRFRHKMTKNLHNYLQKAMNSSNPPRFILYDSTMPWVLEVAKEFGLARAPLYTQSCALNSINHHVLHGQLKLPPESSTISLPSMPLLSPNDLPAYDYDPASVDTIIDFLTSQYSNIQDADLLFCNTFDKLEGEIIKWMESLGRPVKTIGPTVPSAYLDKRVDNDKHYGLSLFEPNQDDYLKWLNTKPPASVLYISYGSIVEVGEEQLKNLAHGIKESGKFFLWVVRDTEAQKLPPNFVESVGEKGLVVGWCSQLEVLAHPAVGCFFTHCGWNSTLEALCLGVPVVAFPQWADQVTNAKFLEDVWKVGKRVKLNEKRLASQEEIRSCIFEVMEGERANEFKRNSLEWKKWAKEAMDEGGSSDKNIMEFVQMIKQS; this is translated from the exons atggAGATAGGCGATGATCCACATATTATAGTGTTTCCATTTCCATCACAAGGCCACATAAATCCTCAGCTTCAATTCGCAAAACGCTTAATCTCAAACGGAATCAAGGTAACATTACTCACAACCTTACATGTTAGCCAACACTTGAAAATGCAGGGCGATTATTCAAATTTCGTGAAGATCGAAGTCATTTCCGATGGTTCGGAGAATCGTCAAGAAACCGACACCATGCGCCAAACTCTGGATCGATTTCGTCACAAAATGACCAAAAACTTGCATAATTACTTGCAGAAAGCCATGAATTCTTCGAATCCGCCTCGATTTATTCTGTACGATTCCACAATGCCTTGGGTTTTGGAAGTCGCGAAGGAGTTCGGACTCGCTAGGGCTCCGCTTTATACTCAATCTTGTGCCTTAAATAGTATAAATCATCACGTTCTTCATGGTCAATTGAAGCTTCCTCCTGAATCCTCTACTATTTCGTTGCCTTCTATGCCTCTGCTTTCCCCTAACGATCTTCCTGCTTATGATTATGATCCTGCCTCTGTTGATACTATTATCGATTTTCTTACTAGTCAGTATTCTAATATTCAAGATGCGGATCTGCTTTTCTGCAACACTTTTGACAAATTGGAAGGGGAG ATTATCAAATGGATGGAGAGCTTGGGACGACCAGTGAAAACCATAGGACCAACTGTTCCATCAGCATACTTAGACAAAAGAGTTGATAACGACAAGCACTATGGGCTAAGCTTGTTCGAACCCAACCAAGACGACTATCTCAAATGGCTAAACACCAAGCCCCCTGCTTCAGTTCTCTATATCTCTTATGGAAGCATAGTCGAAGTAGGAGAAGAACAGCTCAAAAACTTAGCTCATGGAATCAAAGAATCTGGCAAATTCTTCTTGTGGGTTGTGAGAGACACAGAAGCTCAGAAGCTTCCCCCAAACTTCGTAGAGAGTGTTGGGGAGAAAGGTCTTGTGGTCGGCTGGTGCTCGCAGCTCGAGGTCCTGGCGCACCCAGCGGTCGGTTGCTTCTTTACGCACTGCGGTTGGAACTCGACACTCGAGGCGCTGTGCTTGGGGGTCCCTGTCGTGGCGTTTCCGCAATGGGCTGATCAGGTGACTAATGCTAAGTTTTTGGAAGATGTTTGGAAAGTTGGGAAGAGGGTGAAGCTGAATGAGAAGAGGTTGGCAAGTCAAGAAGAGATAAGGAGTTGTATTTTTGAAGTGATGGAGGGAGAGAGAGCTAATGAGTTCAAGAGGAATTCATTAGAGTGGAAGAAATGGGCAAAGGAAGCCATGGATGAAGGTGGGAGCTCTGATAAGAATATTATGGAGTTTGTGCAAATGATCAAGCAATCTTAG